A genome region from Arthrobacter sp. V1I9 includes the following:
- a CDS encoding YigZ family protein translates to MQEQASRATSYTTLASGPDFRHEIEIKRSRFITVLRRADTEDAARDLVAGLRREFHDARHHCSAFILGPDRDIQRSSDDGEPSGTAGVPMLEALTKRETMPGAADLSDVSAVVVRYFGGILLGAGGLVRAYSESVSSALSLVPLVRRSRLRICSAAVPHAAAGRLENDLRTAGFVMAETSYGAQHTVLRVAVPDDARTIADAADRLQLLTSGSASLSPEGTEWVDVPLP, encoded by the coding sequence GTGCAAGAGCAAGCGAGCCGGGCCACCAGCTACACCACCCTGGCGTCCGGTCCTGACTTCCGCCACGAAATCGAGATCAAGCGCTCAAGGTTCATTACGGTGCTGCGCCGGGCTGACACGGAGGACGCCGCGCGGGACCTGGTGGCAGGACTCCGCCGCGAGTTCCACGACGCCCGGCACCACTGTTCCGCCTTCATCCTCGGCCCCGACCGGGATATCCAGCGTTCGAGTGATGACGGCGAGCCCTCGGGAACGGCCGGCGTCCCCATGCTCGAAGCCCTCACCAAGAGGGAAACGATGCCCGGGGCGGCCGACCTCAGTGACGTAAGTGCCGTCGTCGTCCGCTACTTCGGCGGAATCCTGCTGGGGGCGGGGGGACTGGTGCGCGCGTACTCGGAGTCCGTGTCCTCGGCACTGTCCCTGGTGCCGTTGGTGCGGCGCAGCCGGTTGCGGATCTGCTCCGCGGCAGTGCCCCATGCTGCTGCCGGCAGGCTCGAAAACGATCTCCGGACAGCGGGTTTCGTGATGGCGGAAACAAGCTACGGTGCACAGCACACGGTGCTGCGCGTTGCAGTACCGGACGACGCCCGGACGATCGCAGATGCGGCGGACCGTCTCCAGTTGTTGACCTCGGGCAGTGCTTCCCTCAGCCCGGAAGGGACGGAGTGGGTGGATGTCCCTCTTCCCTGA
- a CDS encoding TerC family protein: protein MLELPVWFEVGSLVVLGLILLIDLLLVVRRPHEPSMKEAGLWVAFYVSLALVFAGAMFAFTGPEYGGQFVAGWVTEYSLSIDNLFVFIIIMARFSVPRKYQQEVLMVGIIIALILRGIFILLGAIVIEQFSWVFYIFGAFLLWTAWKQVQDEGEDEEDRENPLIAQIRKVIPMSEKFDGGKLRTTVDGKKVFTPMLIVFITIGLTDLLFAVDSIPAIFGLTQSPFIVFTANLFALMGLRQLYFLLGGLMNRLIYLKHALSFILAFIGVKLVLHAMHVNELPFINGGQHIEWAPEIPTFVSLAVIVGTIIIAVVASLLSSKAKEAHLDPRLEEDVRKSHSDVD, encoded by the coding sequence GTGCTCGAATTACCCGTGTGGTTCGAGGTCGGCTCGTTAGTCGTCCTCGGCCTGATCCTCCTGATCGACCTTCTCCTGGTGGTTCGCCGCCCGCACGAACCCTCCATGAAGGAGGCAGGCCTCTGGGTGGCGTTCTACGTCAGCCTCGCCCTGGTGTTCGCCGGCGCCATGTTCGCCTTCACCGGCCCTGAATACGGCGGACAGTTCGTCGCCGGCTGGGTAACGGAATATAGCCTCAGCATCGACAACCTGTTTGTCTTCATCATCATCATGGCCAGGTTCTCCGTACCCCGGAAGTACCAGCAGGAAGTGCTGATGGTGGGCATCATCATCGCCCTGATCCTGCGCGGCATCTTCATCCTTCTCGGCGCCATTGTGATCGAACAGTTCAGCTGGGTGTTCTACATCTTCGGCGCTTTCCTGCTCTGGACCGCCTGGAAGCAGGTTCAGGATGAAGGCGAGGACGAAGAAGACCGCGAGAACCCGCTGATCGCCCAGATCCGCAAGGTCATCCCCATGTCGGAGAAGTTCGACGGCGGCAAGCTGCGCACCACGGTGGACGGCAAGAAGGTCTTCACCCCCATGCTGATCGTGTTCATCACCATCGGCCTCACGGATCTGCTCTTCGCCGTCGACTCCATCCCTGCGATCTTCGGCCTGACCCAGAGCCCCTTCATTGTCTTCACGGCGAACCTGTTCGCGCTGATGGGCCTGCGCCAGCTGTACTTCCTGCTGGGTGGCCTCATGAACCGCCTGATCTACCTGAAGCACGCGCTGTCCTTCATCCTGGCGTTCATCGGCGTCAAGCTGGTGCTGCACGCCATGCACGTCAACGAACTGCCGTTCATCAATGGCGGCCAGCACATCGAGTGGGCTCCCGAGATCCCCACGTTTGTGTCCCTGGCGGTCATCGTGGGCACCATCATCATCGCGGTGGTTGCCAGCCTCCTCAGCTCCAAGGCAAAGGAAGCACACCTGGACCCGCGCCTCGAGGAAGACGTCCGGAAGAGCCACAGCGACGTCGACTAG
- a CDS encoding GNAT family N-acetyltransferase: MSLFPDVSLVDVDEAVLEQLLALAKRDASPDEVAPPLGGPGWNPERTAWFFSYHRAAAQGLTGDAGEKTWGILADGHLAGSIRLRRLAPGSADSGSAESGDAVFGNGTTVAETGIWLGRSFRSRGIGSAAFRLVLREARSAGVARATARTLTGNLGAQRLLASAGAVLRSDGDGTVSAVVVL; encoded by the coding sequence ATGTCCCTCTTCCCTGACGTGTCCCTGGTGGACGTGGATGAAGCAGTGCTGGAGCAGCTCCTCGCGCTGGCCAAGCGCGACGCCTCCCCCGACGAGGTGGCTCCCCCGCTGGGCGGCCCGGGCTGGAACCCGGAGCGTACGGCGTGGTTTTTCAGCTATCACCGCGCCGCTGCCCAGGGCCTTACCGGCGATGCCGGCGAGAAAACGTGGGGCATTCTCGCCGACGGCCACCTGGCCGGGTCCATTCGTCTCCGCCGCCTTGCGCCCGGCAGTGCCGACTCCGGCAGTGCTGAATCCGGTGACGCTGTCTTCGGCAACGGCACAACTGTTGCAGAAACAGGCATCTGGCTCGGCAGGAGCTTTCGGTCCCGCGGCATCGGAAGCGCAGCGTTCCGCCTGGTCCTGCGCGAGGCCCGCAGCGCCGGGGTCGCGCGGGCCACCGCCCGCACCTTGACCGGAAACCTCGGAGCCCAGCGTCTCCTTGCCTCCGCCGGCGCCGTACTCAGGTCCGACGGCGACGGGACGGTCAGCGCCGTCGTCGTACTTTAG
- a CDS encoding MFS transporter, which produces MAGTLMTESGVRQVQRRTVVLLSAAQVFGGIGTGATVSIGSILAVELSGSSAWAGAVATVMTLGAALAALPLAALADRRGRRIGQVAGLSAALLGTLLMVLSVVWGVFVLLVLGAAGIGVGTAASLQARFAAVDLADAEHRGRALSAVVWAVTVGAVAGPNLIQPGTVVGEALGLPPVAGPFVISGAGLLVATVLLFAGLRPDPLLLARSLASVAPPAPEHSARQAPSPQTPLARAPATPAGGSLARGMRAIRSSRMALLAVAAVVGAHAVMVGVMSMTPLHLQHLVEGPAASHAGHTASGDVLVIIGFTISLHIAGMFALSPVMGWLTDKAGRIETIMIGLGLLITAVAVAGFGQDSTTAVAVGLVLLGMGWSASTISGSTLLAESVGQDSRVVVQGVSDMLMGIAGAVGGATSGLVLSQAGYLGLNMAGALVGVAVLAVAAVTVVARRRGTAAP; this is translated from the coding sequence ATGGCCGGCACTTTGATGACGGAAAGCGGAGTGCGCCAGGTGCAACGGCGCACCGTGGTGCTGCTGAGTGCGGCCCAGGTGTTCGGCGGAATCGGAACCGGGGCAACTGTTTCCATCGGATCCATCCTTGCCGTGGAGCTCTCCGGATCAAGTGCCTGGGCGGGTGCGGTGGCCACGGTCATGACGTTGGGCGCCGCGCTGGCTGCCTTGCCCCTCGCCGCCCTTGCCGACCGCCGGGGACGCCGGATAGGCCAGGTCGCGGGGCTTTCGGCCGCCCTGCTGGGCACTCTGTTGATGGTGCTGTCGGTGGTCTGGGGCGTGTTTGTCCTGCTCGTGCTCGGCGCAGCCGGTATCGGGGTAGGGACGGCCGCGAGCCTGCAGGCGCGTTTCGCCGCCGTCGATCTCGCTGATGCCGAGCACCGTGGCCGTGCCCTCTCGGCCGTCGTCTGGGCTGTGACCGTCGGCGCTGTGGCCGGCCCCAATCTGATCCAGCCCGGAACCGTGGTGGGCGAGGCACTCGGACTGCCGCCCGTCGCCGGGCCGTTCGTCATCTCCGGGGCAGGTCTCCTCGTGGCCACTGTGCTGCTCTTCGCCGGCCTGCGGCCCGACCCCCTCCTGCTCGCGCGCAGCCTCGCATCCGTCGCGCCTCCCGCCCCGGAGCACTCCGCCCGGCAAGCGCCCTCACCACAGACACCCTTGGCACGGGCCCCTGCGACGCCGGCGGGCGGATCCTTGGCGCGGGGGATGCGGGCCATCCGCAGCTCACGGATGGCACTGCTCGCCGTGGCCGCCGTCGTCGGGGCCCACGCTGTGATGGTGGGCGTTATGTCCATGACGCCGCTTCACCTGCAGCACCTTGTGGAAGGGCCGGCCGCGTCGCATGCCGGGCACACGGCGTCGGGGGACGTCCTGGTGATCATCGGTTTTACCATTTCCTTGCACATTGCGGGCATGTTCGCGCTGTCGCCGGTGATGGGTTGGTTGACGGACAAGGCGGGCAGGATTGAAACCATCATGATCGGCTTAGGCCTGCTGATCACCGCCGTCGCAGTGGCCGGGTTCGGCCAGGACTCCACCACCGCCGTCGCTGTGGGGCTGGTCCTGCTGGGCATGGGCTGGTCGGCGTCCACCATCTCCGGCTCCACCCTCCTGGCCGAGAGCGTCGGCCAGGATTCCCGGGTGGTCGTCCAGGGCGTCTCAGACATGCTGATGGGGATCGCCGGCGCGGTGGGCGGGGCCACCTCCGGCCTGGTCCTGAGCCAGGCCGGCTACCTGGGGCTGAACATGGCGGGAGCCCTGGTGGGGGTGGCTGTCCTCGCGGTGGCCGCCGTCACAGTGGTGGC
- the coaE gene encoding dephospho-CoA kinase, whose translation MLKIGLTGGIASGKSAVAARLRERGAVLVDADALAREVVEPGAEGLHRIVAEFGEDVLGADGWLDRPKLGALVFGDSARLAALNGIVHPLVRSRAAAIVAEAPEDAVVVQDIPLLVETGQGADFHLVLVVDAPDEMRLQRMLEHRGMTAEAARSRMAAQATREERLAVADAVLNNSGTLEQLVAEVDRLWDDRLAPFARNLSAGERAARAGGPVLVPARVEWASEARRLMNRILKLTPAGQQDMVAGDHIGSTSIPGLDAKDVIDLQLTVPNLDVADALAPALAAAGFPVIPGITTDNPKRGHPNPDDWRKRMHANADPGRPVNLHIRAAGSPGWRFALCFRDWLRAEPTAAAEYLALKRRLAAAHAGDTSTEDYAAAKEDWFTSIEEPLERWAKQSGWQPPSRVS comes from the coding sequence GTGCTGAAGATTGGATTGACGGGTGGAATCGCCTCAGGCAAATCAGCAGTCGCCGCGCGCCTGAGGGAACGCGGGGCAGTGCTGGTGGACGCCGATGCGCTGGCGCGGGAGGTGGTGGAACCCGGCGCCGAAGGCCTGCACCGGATTGTGGCGGAATTCGGCGAGGACGTCCTGGGCGCTGACGGCTGGTTGGACAGGCCTAAACTCGGGGCCCTGGTATTCGGCGACTCCGCCCGCCTCGCCGCGCTGAACGGTATTGTCCACCCGCTGGTCCGTTCCCGGGCGGCCGCCATTGTGGCGGAAGCCCCGGAGGACGCGGTGGTGGTCCAGGACATCCCGCTGCTGGTGGAAACAGGCCAAGGCGCGGACTTCCACCTGGTCCTGGTGGTGGACGCCCCGGATGAGATGAGGCTGCAGCGGATGCTGGAGCACCGTGGGATGACCGCCGAGGCAGCCCGCTCCCGGATGGCGGCCCAGGCAACACGGGAAGAACGCCTCGCCGTGGCTGACGCCGTCCTCAACAACTCGGGCACGCTGGAGCAGCTGGTGGCAGAAGTGGATCGGCTGTGGGATGACCGCCTGGCGCCCTTTGCCCGGAACCTGTCGGCAGGAGAAAGGGCAGCGAGGGCCGGGGGACCGGTCCTGGTGCCGGCGCGGGTCGAATGGGCGAGCGAAGCCCGGCGGCTGATGAACAGGATTCTCAAACTAACTCCTGCCGGGCAGCAGGACATGGTGGCAGGTGACCACATCGGCTCCACATCAATTCCCGGCCTGGACGCCAAGGACGTCATCGACCTGCAGCTCACCGTCCCGAACCTGGACGTTGCCGACGCCCTTGCACCAGCGCTGGCCGCGGCCGGATTCCCCGTGATTCCGGGGATCACCACCGACAACCCCAAGCGCGGCCACCCGAACCCGGATGACTGGCGGAAACGCATGCACGCAAACGCCGATCCGGGCCGGCCGGTTAATTTGCACATCAGGGCTGCCGGCTCGCCCGGCTGGCGCTTCGCCCTTTGCTTCCGCGACTGGCTGCGGGCGGAACCGACAGCGGCGGCGGAGTACCTGGCACTAAAGCGCAGACTCGCTGCCGCCCACGCCGGGGACACATCAACGGAGGACTACGCGGCGGCCAAGGAAGACTGGTTCACGTCCATCGAAGAACCCCTTGAACGGTGGGCCAAGCAGTCCGGCTGGCAGCCGCCGTCGCGCGTGTCCTGA
- the uvrB gene encoding excinuclease ABC subunit UvrB produces MSLAQEVNRVVAPFEVISEFKPAGDQPAAIAELTERIKNGEKDVVLLGATGTGKSATTAWLIEQVQRPTLVMVQNKTLAAQLANEFRELLPNNAVEYFVSYYDYYQPEAYVAQTDTFIEKDSSINEEVERLRHSATNALLTRRDVIVVATVSCIYGLGTPEEYIAGMVTLRKGAEMNRDHLLRKFVAMQYARNDMDFHRGTFRVRGDTVEIIPMYEELAIRIEFFGDEIENIHTLHPLTGEVIRDEEEMYVFPASHYVAGPERMAKAIKRIEDELADRLKVLESQNKLVEAQRLRMRTTYDLEMMQQMGFCNGIENYSSHIDGRAPGTAPHCLLDYFPDDFLLVVDESHVTIPQIGAMYEGDMSRKRNLVDFGFRLPSAMDNRPLKWDEFLQRVGQTVYLSATPGKYELGKADGTVQQIIRPTGLIDPEVVVKPTKGQIDDLLGEIKTRTDKNERVLVTTLTKRMAEDLTDYLLGHGVKVEYLHSDVDTLRRVELLRELRMGTFDVLVGINLLREGLDLPEVSLVSILDADKEGFLRSSTSLIQTIGRAARNVSGQVHMYADRITDSMAHAIDETNRRRAIQVAYNTERGIDPQPLRKKIADITDQLAKEDADTQELLSNNRLAKGGKRKSAAKGAAQIRSDGLAAAPAEDLVGLIEQLTEQMHGAAAELQFEVAARIRDEVSELKKELRQMQAAGHA; encoded by the coding sequence ATGAGCCTTGCGCAGGAAGTCAACCGTGTTGTAGCGCCCTTCGAGGTCATCAGCGAGTTTAAACCGGCCGGCGACCAGCCTGCCGCCATTGCCGAACTGACGGAGCGTATCAAGAACGGCGAGAAGGACGTGGTGCTGCTCGGCGCCACCGGTACGGGCAAGAGCGCCACCACGGCGTGGCTGATCGAACAGGTCCAGCGCCCAACCCTGGTGATGGTCCAGAACAAGACCCTCGCAGCGCAGCTGGCTAACGAATTCCGTGAACTGCTGCCCAACAACGCGGTGGAGTACTTCGTCTCGTACTACGACTACTACCAGCCCGAAGCCTACGTGGCGCAGACGGACACGTTCATCGAGAAGGACTCCTCCATCAACGAGGAAGTGGAGAGGCTCCGCCACTCCGCCACCAACGCCCTGCTGACCCGCCGCGACGTCATTGTGGTGGCTACCGTGTCCTGCATTTATGGCCTGGGTACCCCGGAGGAATACATCGCCGGCATGGTGACCCTCCGCAAGGGGGCGGAAATGAACCGTGACCATCTGCTCCGGAAATTTGTCGCCATGCAGTACGCCCGCAACGACATGGACTTCCACCGCGGCACCTTCCGGGTCCGCGGCGACACCGTGGAAATCATCCCCATGTACGAGGAACTGGCCATCCGGATCGAGTTTTTTGGAGATGAGATCGAGAACATCCACACGTTGCACCCGCTGACCGGCGAAGTGATCCGGGATGAAGAGGAGATGTACGTCTTCCCCGCTTCGCACTATGTGGCAGGGCCTGAGCGGATGGCCAAGGCCATCAAGCGGATTGAAGACGAACTCGCCGACCGGCTGAAGGTCCTGGAAAGCCAGAACAAGCTCGTCGAGGCTCAGCGGCTGCGGATGCGCACCACGTACGATCTCGAGATGATGCAGCAGATGGGCTTCTGCAACGGCATCGAGAACTACTCATCGCACATTGACGGCCGTGCCCCCGGTACCGCTCCGCACTGCCTCCTTGACTACTTCCCGGACGACTTCCTGCTGGTGGTGGATGAGTCCCACGTGACCATCCCCCAGATCGGTGCCATGTATGAAGGCGACATGTCCCGCAAACGGAACCTCGTGGACTTCGGCTTCCGCCTGCCGTCCGCCATGGACAACCGTCCGCTCAAGTGGGATGAATTCCTCCAGCGGGTGGGCCAGACGGTCTACCTTTCCGCGACTCCCGGCAAGTACGAGCTGGGCAAAGCGGACGGTACGGTCCAGCAGATCATCCGGCCCACCGGACTGATCGACCCCGAGGTGGTGGTCAAGCCCACCAAGGGCCAGATCGATGACCTGCTGGGTGAAATCAAAACGCGCACCGACAAGAATGAGCGGGTCCTGGTCACCACGCTCACCAAGCGGATGGCGGAGGACCTCACTGACTACTTGCTGGGCCATGGCGTGAAGGTGGAGTACCTGCACTCAGATGTGGACACCCTGCGCCGCGTGGAGCTGCTCCGCGAGCTCCGGATGGGCACATTCGACGTCCTGGTCGGCATCAACCTGCTCCGCGAAGGCCTGGACCTGCCGGAGGTCTCCCTGGTGAGCATCCTGGACGCGGACAAGGAAGGCTTCCTGCGGTCCTCTACTTCGCTCATCCAGACCATAGGCCGCGCCGCCCGCAACGTCTCCGGCCAGGTGCACATGTACGCGGACCGCATCACGGACTCCATGGCGCACGCCATCGACGAGACCAACCGCCGGCGCGCCATCCAGGTCGCCTACAACACGGAGAGGGGCATCGATCCGCAGCCGCTGCGGAAGAAGATCGCCGACATCACAGACCAGCTGGCCAAGGAAGACGCTGACACCCAGGAACTGCTCAGCAACAACCGCCTGGCCAAGGGCGGCAAGCGCAAGTCCGCGGCGAAGGGTGCTGCCCAGATCCGCTCCGACGGCCTCGCAGCCGCACCCGCCGAGGACCTGGTGGGCCTGATCGAACAGCTCACGGAGCAGATGCACGGGGCCGCAGCCGAGCTGCAGTTTGAGGTGGCAGCGCGGATCAGGGATGAGGTCAGCGAACTGAAGAAGGAACTGCGCCAGATGCAGGCAGCCGGGCACGCCTGA